In one window of Protaetiibacter larvae DNA:
- a CDS encoding tetratricopeptide repeat protein — protein sequence MEWRVRMAAVWAEADRLEDAELVRRIDEVAAERPEDPLALFERGGARDATGDEAGAEGFYRAALAAGLPESERAQCVIQLASTVRNLGRPEESLELLRAEFEPRPDDELADAAVAFAALALVDLGRPVEAVASLLHTLTPHLPRYRRSLHAYADAVLER from the coding sequence ATGGAGTGGCGTGTGCGTATGGCGGCGGTGTGGGCCGAGGCGGATCGGCTGGAGGATGCCGAGCTCGTGCGGCGGATCGACGAGGTCGCCGCCGAGCGGCCCGAGGACCCGCTCGCCCTGTTCGAGCGCGGCGGCGCCCGCGACGCGACCGGCGACGAGGCCGGGGCCGAGGGGTTCTACCGTGCGGCTCTCGCGGCCGGGCTGCCGGAGTCGGAGCGCGCGCAATGCGTCATCCAGCTCGCGAGCACGGTGCGCAACCTGGGGCGCCCCGAGGAGTCGCTCGAGCTGCTGCGCGCCGAGTTCGAGCCACGCCCGGACGACGAGCTGGCGGATGCGGCGGTCGCCTTCGCGGCGCTCGCCCTCGTGGACCTGGGTCGCCCGGTCGAGGCGGTCGCGAGCCTCCTACACACCCTCACGCCGCACCTGCCCCGCTATCGGCGCAGCCTGCACGCCTACGCGGACGCCGTCCTCGAGCGCTGA